In Runella sp. SP2, the genomic window AGCCAATGGCGAAAAAGCAGGCAATCGAAATATTTATTGCTCCAGAGGAGCCAAATCTTCGCAGAAAGAAGCAGGCTAAAAACAAAGCCCCATTGAGTTGACCAATGGTCAACTCAATGGGGCTTTGTTTTTTTGCAGCTAACGACACGATTAACTGCGTACAAGCGCTTAGTTACAGTAATCGCTGATTACTTTATAAGCCTGGGTATATCCTAATTCTCCCGCTTTCGACAAGTCTAAACAGCCGCCATTTTCGTCGCCAAGGCTGTGTTTGATAAGCCCACGCACGTAGTATGCTTCTGCGTGTTTAGGGCTCAATTTGATGGCACTTGTACAATCTTGGATAGCTCCTCTTTGGTCGCCAATGGCAGACTTAATCATTCCACGCGTAAAATATGCTTCTGCGTAAGTAGGGTTAAACTCAATTGCTTTGTTCAAGTCGATAATCGCACCTTTGCCATCGCCCTGTTTGTTTTTACCAACTCCCCGCGCAAAAAACGCCTCCGAACGCTCAGTCGAAAGCTCGTTGATTTTGTTTTTCTCTTGCACTACTTCACGAAGCTGGTCTAAAATAGAGCGGCTAATGCTTCCCATATAAACCACTTTTGTATCAGTAGGTGTGTTGTTAATATCAACGGCTTTGTTCAAATCAGAGATAGCATCGCGTTGGTTACCCAATTTGCTTTTGCTAAACCCACGTCCATAATAAGCACGGTGGTTTTGTGGATCAAGACGAATCGCTTGGTCAAAATCAACAATTGCTTCTTCGTATTTCTCTAACTTACTACGAGAAAAACCACGGTTGTAAAACGACTCAGCATCCTCTGGTTTCAATTCGATGGCTTTGCTGTAATCGTTTACGGCACCCGCAAAATCGTTCAATTTAATTTTCACATAACCACGTCCTGACAATGCTGATGGGCTTTTAGGGGTCAAATCCAATACGCGAGAGAAATCAACCAAAGCACTTGGATAATCTTCCAATTTTGTTTTGACCGTACCACGGGCAAAAAGCGCGCCTGCGTTGTTTGGTTCCAACTCAATCGTACGGTTCAAATCTTGCAATGCTCCACGGTAGTTTTCTACGCGAGCACGGTTAACCCCGCGTTGATAATACCCTTGTGGATCGTCAGGGTTCAATTCAATAGCCCGTGAAAAGTCTTGAATGGCAGAACGAAAATCGTCTTGTTTGGCTTTGCTCGCCCCACGGTAGAGGTACGCGTCCGAATACTTAGGATTTAATTCGATAGAACGGTCAAAATCTAAAATTGCCCCACGGTGGTCTTTCAGATTCGCCTTCGCCATGGCGCGGTTGTAGTAGCTAGGGGCGTTTTCTGGGCTCATCGTGATAGCCAAGTTAAAGGCTTGGAGAGCGGCTACAAAATCGCCTGATTTACTTTTATTAACACCTTCTTCAAAATACTCCGCGGCAGTTTTTTGAGCTTTCAAAACATGAGTAAATGCCATAATACAGGCAAAAACAAACATAAAAGTTGAGCGTTGCTTCATAGCAATACGTAAAAAAAGTTTGATGAATATTGGGATTGGCTTGCCAAAACTACCGATTTTTAGACGCCTAGCCAACATGACCCCTAAAATATTTATGCCGAAAAGCAGATTATCCTATCCAAAATCCTATTCCAAATAATAGAACAAAAAGTAATGTGGAGAGCGCCATCTGTTTTAAGTAAGGGTCTAACTCTCTTGGGTTTGTCAGTCGGGTAACGGCAAGACCATTCCTCACAAAGAGCGGAAAGCTAAGTACGAACACCCATTGACTCCATGTCCATTCGGTAAGGAGTAAATAGGCAATACTTGCCAACATCCCGACCGTCAACAATACCCAATGATACACAATTGCCTTTTGGCGCCCTATTCGCACTGGTACCGAACGCTTGCCCGTCAAGGTATCAGATTCAATGTCTCGGATGTTATTAATATTTAACACACCTACGGCAAACAACCCACAACTTGTAGCGGGTAATAACAACGTTGGATCAAAAGTTTTGGTATGCAAATAATACACACCCAGCACACCTACCCAACCAAAAAAGATAAGCACGGACAAATCTCCCAGCCCTTCGTAACCATACGGACGCTTGCCTGCAGTGTAGGTGATAGCCGCGATAATGGCGAGAATACCCAACCCCAAAAAAGCCAAAAACGACTGCCAAGTAGCATCTTTGAGGGCTTCGTACAACAACCCTATTCCGCTCACCAGCGATACTACCGAAAACAAAATCACGGCGTTTCGCATCGAACTAGCCGAAATAGCTCCCGACTGTACCGCCCGCTGAGGCCCTTGCCGCGCATCGGTGTCTTTTCCGTTTACGGCATCGCCGTAGTCATTGGCAAAGTTGGAAAGTACTTGCAAACAAATGGTGGTTACAACCGCCAAAATAGCCACTGTCCAGCTAAATTGATGGTGTGCAGCGGCCAAAAAACACCCCATTAGAATACTCGATAACGCCAAAGGCAACGTCCGCAAACGCGCCGCTTCTATCCATTTTTTCATCAGTTAGTCCATTGTTTTTAGCCTATAATCCATAGAAAATCGAATTTTTATAAAATCTAAAAGTATAATTATCAAGCAATTAACAGTGAACAGTCAATGATTAACAATTAACTTTTTGCATCTCTCTTCACAATTTCCTAATTTTGCATCGGCAAATCGGAACTACCAGCTCCTACTGAATCCCCCAGGTCTTGACCGAAGCAAGGGTAGGTGGTTGTAGCGGTGAGATTCTCGGTTTGCCATTTTTTGTTTTAGCGTAATGCTTCCCACAAAATTTCTACTGGGTGCAGCGCATGACGGCCCGTTCCATCGTGAATTTGATGACGACAACTCGTGCCAGGAGCCGCAATAATCACTTCTTCGGGTTGTTGACGTACGGTTGGAAATAATACCATCTCCCCGATTTTCATCGACAAGTCGTAGTGCTCTTTTTCGTAACCAAAGCTTCCTGCCATTCCACAACAACCGCTTGGAATCAACTGTACTTCGTAGTTTTTGGGCAACGAAAGCATTTTTTTCGTCGGCACCATCGAAGCAATGGCTTTCTGCTGACAATGACCGTGCAGTTTTATGCGTTTGGGTTCTTCGGTAAATTGCTTGCTGGTAATGCGTTTGGCGTCGATTTCGCGGGCGATGAACTCATCAAACTGTAAAGCATTTTTAGCCAAACGTTTGGCATCCTCGACCAATTTTTCGCTCACCAAATCAGGATATTCGTCGCGGAATGTCAAAATAGCCGACGGCTCAATTCCCACCAACGGTGTTTGGTCTGAAATTAACCCTTTGAGTAGCTGCACATTTTGCTCCGCAATCTTCTTAGCATCTTTCAACAACCCCTTCGACAACTGCGGACGCCCACTCGGCCCGTGTTCAGGTATCACCACTTCATACCCTAATTTTTCCAACAATTGAATGGCTTTTTTTCCAATCTCAACGTCGTTATAATTGGTAAATTCATCACAAAAAAGATACACTTTGCCACTTGCTTGTCCTTTGCCCCTTGCCCCTTGCTCTCTGCTACTTGTCCAGTTCTTCAAGGTAGTATTGTGCAACAGCGGCATGGTTCGGTCGGGGTGAAAACCGACAATTTGGTTGGCAATGCGGCGCAAGGGAGCGTTTTTAAACACCAAATTGTACGCCCAAGGCACGTAGCTCGCAATTCCCGTCATTTTAGAAAAATTACCCACCAACCACGAACGCATTGGTACGCCGTTGGCATCGTAGTAATGCTGCAAAAACTCCATTTTCAGTTTGGCAACGTCCACATTCGACGGACATTCTCCTTTACAACCCTTGCAGGCCAAGCACAAATCATATACTTCTTTGACAGCCGCCATCCCAGTGGAGCTGTTTTTATCATCACTAAATTTCCCATTCGGCGTTTGGGGACTGTGCGTCAAAAACTCGCGCAATATGTTAGCCCGAGCCCGCGTGGTATCCTTTTCGTTGCGCGTAGCCATAAAGCTAGGACACATCGTTCCACCCGACAACTGCGTTTTGCGGCAGTCGCCAGAGCCATTACACTGCTCAGCGTGTTGGAGGATGGTTTGGTTTGGATAGCGGAAATATGTTTTAACATCAGGCGTTTGTTGGTCGGCTTCGTAGCGCAAAAACGTATCCATTGGCGCCGTATCCACAATTTTGCCTGGGTTGAAAATCGCATTAGGATCCCAGGTTCGTTTAAGCTCTTTAAACAACGCGTAATTTTTTTCTCCCACCATCTGCGGAATAAATTCTCCGCGCAAACGCCCGTCGCCGTGCTCGCCCGACAGCGAACCGTCGTATTTTTTCACCAAAGTAGCAATCTCCTCCGCAATCATTCGGAATTGGCGGTGGCCCTCCTTGGTTTTTAGATTAATAATAGGACGAAGGTGGATTTCGCCCGAGCCAGCGTGCGCGTAATGCACGGCTGACATGCCGTTTTTGTGCAAAATCTCGTTAAAATCACGGATAAAATACGGTTGGTCTTGTACATCCACGGCCGTATCTTCAATCACGGCTACGGCCTTTTCATCGCCAGGCAGATTGGCCAAAAGCCCCAAACCTGCCTTCCGAAGCGTCCATATTTTTTTGGTGTCGTCGGCATGGAGGAGCGGATAATGAAACCCTTTTCCTTCTTTTTTGTAGTCCTCAATCAAAGCTGCCGCTACCCGTTCTACTTCCTCTTTGGTATCCTGAGAAACATCCACCACCAAAATGATAGGATACGAGCCATCGGCTTTTTTCTGAACAAAAAACGCGTTTTTGCTTTGTTCGGGATTCTCAGCCGCACATTCTAAGATATAGTTATCAATTAGCT contains:
- a CDS encoding tetratricopeptide repeat protein; amino-acid sequence: MKQRSTFMFVFACIMAFTHVLKAQKTAAEYFEEGVNKSKSGDFVAALQAFNLAITMSPENAPSYYNRAMAKANLKDHRGAILDFDRSIELNPKYSDAYLYRGASKAKQDDFRSAIQDFSRAIELNPDDPQGYYQRGVNRARVENYRGALQDLNRTIELEPNNAGALFARGTVKTKLEDYPSALVDFSRVLDLTPKSPSALSGRGYVKIKLNDFAGAVNDYSKAIELKPEDAESFYNRGFSRSKLEKYEEAIVDFDQAIRLDPQNHRAYYGRGFSKSKLGNQRDAISDLNKAVDINNTPTDTKVVYMGSISRSILDQLREVVQEKNKINELSTERSEAFFARGVGKNKQGDGKGAIIDLNKAIEFNPTYAEAYFTRGMIKSAIGDQRGAIQDCTSAIKLSPKHAEAYYVRGLIKHSLGDENGGCLDLSKAGELGYTQAYKVISDYCN
- a CDS encoding FAD-binding and (Fe-S)-binding domain-containing protein translates to MTHLPLSELAQRFKGELYDDTTMRTLYATDASAYREMPLAVAIPQDIEDLKVLIRFANTHKTSLIPRTAGTSLAGQVVGNGIVVDVSRTFTKILEINAEERWVRVQPGVVRDELNMALKPYGLYFGPETSTANRAMIGGMVGNNSCGSNSVVYGSTREHLLEVKALLADGSEVTFGPLAANGGITSFPTDGLEGAIYAKTFEILSNPENQEEIRKNFPKKSIERRNTGYALDMLLDSAPFGGTEAFNMCKLIAGSEGTLCFLTEIKLNIIPPPPKAQGLVCVHFDTIDDALHATLTALKYKPQAVELIDNYILECAAENPEQSKNAFFVQKKADGSYPIILVVDVSQDTKEEVERVAAALIEDYKKEGKGFHYPLLHADDTKKIWTLRKAGLGLLANLPGDEKAVAVIEDTAVDVQDQPYFIRDFNEILHKNGMSAVHYAHAGSGEIHLRPIINLKTKEGHRQFRMIAEEIATLVKKYDGSLSGEHGDGRLRGEFIPQMVGEKNYALFKELKRTWDPNAIFNPGKIVDTAPMDTFLRYEADQQTPDVKTYFRYPNQTILQHAEQCNGSGDCRKTQLSGGTMCPSFMATRNEKDTTRARANILREFLTHSPQTPNGKFSDDKNSSTGMAAVKEVYDLCLACKGCKGECPSNVDVAKLKMEFLQHYYDANGVPMRSWLVGNFSKMTGIASYVPWAYNLVFKNAPLRRIANQIVGFHPDRTMPLLHNTTLKNWTSSREQGARGKGQASGKVYLFCDEFTNYNDVEIGKKAIQLLEKLGYEVVIPEHGPSGRPQLSKGLLKDAKKIAEQNVQLLKGLISDQTPLVGIEPSAILTFRDEYPDLVSEKLVEDAKRLAKNALQFDEFIAREIDAKRITSKQFTEEPKRIKLHGHCQQKAIASMVPTKKMLSLPKNYEVQLIPSGCCGMAGSFGYEKEHYDLSMKIGEMVLFPTVRQQPEEVIIAAPGTSCRHQIHDGTGRHALHPVEILWEALR
- a CDS encoding 1,4-dihydroxy-2-naphthoate polyprenyltransferase; the encoded protein is MKKWIEAARLRTLPLALSSILMGCFLAAAHHQFSWTVAILAVVTTICLQVLSNFANDYGDAVNGKDTDARQGPQRAVQSGAISASSMRNAVILFSVVSLVSGIGLLYEALKDATWQSFLAFLGLGILAIIAAITYTAGKRPYGYEGLGDLSVLIFFGWVGVLGVYYLHTKTFDPTLLLPATSCGLFAVGVLNINNIRDIESDTLTGKRSVPVRIGRQKAIVYHWVLLTVGMLASIAYLLLTEWTWSQWVFVLSFPLFVRNGLAVTRLTNPRELDPYLKQMALSTLLFVLLFGIGFWIG